AAGAACGCAAACAGCGGTGTGTCCAAAGTGTCTATTTCAACCATCGGTCCCCCCAAACATGTGCGGCGACCTTACAGATCTCTATCCCAAATCGTCAACAGTAAAAGGTAGCACTTTCTACTTTTATCAAATATCGATGAGTTTATGAAAAAACGCAACAAAATCAGCCCCAGTCGTAAACCGAAACACGGTATTGTCCTGCGAAAAGTGTTGTCAACTCGGGTTCAACGTGGAAGAAGCGGCATCCCCGCACTCCAAAAACGAGGATTTCCCATGCTCAACGCGCGAACCATTACCAAAGAACTCGAAGGCTCCACCACGGAAGATGCAGTTTATTCTTCTGCCCTCTCTGTTGTTCCAGCTTTTCGATTCGATGAAACTGTGGCCCGCGTCTTTCCCGACATGATTCGACGCTCCGTTCCGGGGTATGAAACGACGTTGGATATGATTGGGGTTATGACCGACCAATTTGTTCAACCGGGAACGAATTGCTACGACCTTGGCTGCTCCTTGGGAGCATCGCTTTTGGCTATGCGCCGAGCCATCGGACACTCTGGCTGCAAAGTCATTGGCATCGATACCAGCTCAGCGATGGTCGAACACTGCCAAAAAATCATTGACGAAGATGACTCCATCACTCCCGTTGAGATTCGCCAAGAAGATATTCGGGAAACGCCGATTCATAACGCAAGTGTCGTCACGTCAAACTTTACCCTTCAATTCCTTCCACCACAGGACCGGCTCGCATTGTTGCGCCGCGTGCGCGAAGGCATGGTAGACGACGGAATTTTTATTCTATCCGAAAAAGTTCATTTTGATAACGAAGCCAATCAAGAACTTCAGACACGTTTGCATCACCGATTTAAGCGCGCTCAAGGGTACAGCGATTTAGAAATAGCCCAAAAGCGAACAGCTATCGAGAACGTCTTGGTTCCGGATACCATTGAAGAGCACCGTACCCGTTTGCATATGGCGGGTTTTTCTCAAGTTCAAGTATGGTTCCAATGCTTTAGCTTCGTATCGCTGGTTGCCATTCCATGATCGATTCTGCAGCCCTTGAGCGAGAGCTTAGAGAACAGGATATTCACAAACTAGCGGACGCTCTACCAGGCATTATCGAAAAAGGATTTGATCCAAAGCGCTTTGGAGATTTACCAAAATGGCAATCCGCTATCGATAGTCTGCCTGATGTCAGTCCTTCTCGTGTCAATTTGAACACGCCAACTATCCAAATCGGCTCCTCACAAGATGCTACGGAGGCTCAGAAGCAAGAGCTCTTTCATGGGCTTAAAGCACTCCACCCGTGGCGCAAAGGTCCTTTCAATTTTTTTGGTATTCACATCGATACAGAGTGGCGGTCCGATTGGAAGTGGCAGCGTCTAGAAAAACATCTTTTACCGCTTGAGGGTAAGGCTATACTGGATGTTGGCTGTGGAAGTGGTTACCACTGCTTACGCATGCTGGGCGAAGGTGCCAAACTTGTACTTGGTATAGACCCATCAGTTTTATTTTTAGCCCAATTCGCTAGCGTCAAAAAGTATGCAGGTTCTCTCCCCGCGCATCTGCTGCCCATGGGCATCCAGGATTTACCAAGTAACCTAAAAGCTTTTGATACCGTCTTCTCAATGGGCGTCCTCTATCATCGC
The window above is part of the Deltaproteobacteria bacterium genome. Proteins encoded here:
- the cmoA gene encoding carboxy-S-adenosyl-L-methionine synthase CmoA is translated as MLNARTITKELEGSTTEDAVYSSALSVVPAFRFDETVARVFPDMIRRSVPGYETTLDMIGVMTDQFVQPGTNCYDLGCSLGASLLAMRRAIGHSGCKVIGIDTSSAMVEHCQKIIDEDDSITPVEIRQEDIRETPIHNASVVTSNFTLQFLPPQDRLALLRRVREGMVDDGIFILSEKVHFDNEANQELQTRLHHRFKRAQGYSDLEIAQKRTAIENVLVPDTIEEHRTRLHMAGFSQVQVWFQCFSFVSLVAIP
- the cmoB gene encoding tRNA 5-methoxyuridine(34)/uridine 5-oxyacetic acid(34) synthase CmoB: MIDSAALERELREQDIHKLADALPGIIEKGFDPKRFGDLPKWQSAIDSLPDVSPSRVNLNTPTIQIGSSQDATEAQKQELFHGLKALHPWRKGPFNFFGIHIDTEWRSDWKWQRLEKHLLPLEGKAILDVGCGSGYHCLRMLGEGAKLVLGIDPSVLFLAQFASVKKYAGSLPAHLLPMGIQDLPSNLKAFDTVFSMGVLYHRRSPLEHLTELFQALKPGGQVVLETLVIPGDKNECLVPKDRYAQMRNVWFIPTCKTLEGWLARMGFEDVQTVDINVTSTEEQRATEWMQWHSLKDYLDPQDPTRTVEGYPAPTRGLLIAKRPL